From the Gadus chalcogrammus isolate NIFS_2021 unplaced genomic scaffold, NIFS_Gcha_1.0 GACHA092, whole genome shotgun sequence genome, one window contains:
- the LOC130378631 gene encoding E3 ubiquitin/ISG15 ligase TRIM25-like isoform X2 encodes MASATLWSEEDFSCSICLDVFNSPVTTPCGHNFCRTYITVFWDDIVQYKCPVCNELFHTRPVLRVKTFISGMVDQFRSSVRVKEQPCVEPREVPCDVCTGTQLKAVKSCLVCYTSYCQTHLEPHQRVSRLKTHQLVDPLDSLEDRMCKKHNRLLELFCQNEQVYVCQFCTETDHKSHPLVPLKEEYEVKMAQLGKIEAEVQQMIKERQRKIKDIIDRVDHSKADADREIADGVQVLTALRRSVEKCLDDHNKTVQEKLKSTEKEAEGLIKELEQEIKDLTNRSSEVKQFTQTEDHLHLLQTFRSLKDPPPTRDWTTVEVRPPSYVGTLRRALDQLEETLKMEMKKVPDLRSVPHKYMSATV; translated from the exons atggcctctgcgaCATTGTGGTCTGAGGAGGACTTCtcctgttccatctgtctggatgtgttcaacagcccagttaccacaccatgtggacacaacttctgcagaacctatATTACAGTGTTCTGGGATGACATAGtccagtacaaatgtcctgtcTGCAACGAGCTGTTCCACACAAGACCTGTTTTACGGGTTAAAACCTTCATATCAGGGATGGTTGATCAGTTTAGAAGTTCTGTACGAGTCAAAGAGCAGCCTTGCGTTGAACCCAGAGAAGTTCcttgtgacgtctgtactgggacccagctgaaggcagtGAAGTCCTGCCTGGTGTGTTATACCTCTTACTGCCagacccacctggagccacatcagagagtctcCCGTCTGAAGACACATCAGCTGGTCGACCCTTTGGAcagtctggaagacaggatgtgtaagaaacacaacCGACTCCTGGAACTCTTCTGCCAGAATGaacaggtgtatgtgtgtcagttctgcacagagacagaccacaagtcccaCCCTCTTGTCCCtttaaaggaggaatatgaagtgaagatggcccagctggggaagatagaggctgaagttcagcagatgatcaAGGAGAGACAACGAAAGATTAAAGACATCATAGACAGGGTGGACCACAGCaaagcagacgcagacagagagatagccgatggtgtgcaggtcctcactgctctgagGCGCTCTGTTGAAAAGTGTCTGGAtgatcacaacaaaacggttcaagagaaactgaaatccacagagaaagaaGCTGAaggcctcatcaaagagctggagcaggaaataaaagatctgaccaatagaagctcagaggtgaagcagttCACCCaaactgaagaccacctccacctcctccagaccttcagatccctgaaggatcctccacccaccagggactggaccacggtggaggtccgtcctccatcATACGTtgggaccttgaggagagccctggatcagctggaggagacactgaagatggagatgaagaaggtgCCTGACCTGAGATCAGTTCCAcacaagt ATATGAGTGCCACTGTGTAA